A genomic segment from Aegilops tauschii subsp. strangulata cultivar AL8/78 chromosome 1, Aet v6.0, whole genome shotgun sequence encodes:
- the LOC141027838 gene encoding uncharacterized protein — translation MTVGSAVSDHCPLLLDHNADLCMGKRYKFEAFWTKAEGFLDTVVEAWGSVPREGNPVKVLDLKLRAMAKSIKKWSDRWIGNVKLQIAVVLEIIFRLDKAMELRNLFVGERGLRRLLKHKQLGLCSLERSIARQQSRILYLKEGDGNTGLFHQSACHQQCRNMITSLTNGSELATSQEEIATMVDSYYNELLGTAPLRAHSINLDILGLPHRDMPDLDAPFTEEGVWKIVKSMPLDKAPGPDRFTGRFYATC, via the coding sequence ATGACGGTGGGTTCTGCTGTCTCGGACCACTGTCCGTTGCTCTTGGATCACAATGCGGACTTGTGTATGGGGAAGCGATACAAATTTGAGGCCTTTTGGACCAAGGCCGAAGGGTTCTTGGACACGGTAGTTGAGGCCTGGGGTTCGGTGCCGAGGGAAGGCAATCCCGTCAAGGTTCTAGATTTGAAGCTACGGGCGATGGCAAAAAGTATCAAAAAGTGGAGCGACCGCTGGATTGGTAATGTAAAACTCCAGATCGCGGTGGTGTTGGAGATCATCTTTCGACTGGACAAGGCAATGGAGCTGAGAAACCTCTTTGTGGGCGAAAGGGGGCTACGTAGGCTATTGAAGCATAAACAGCTGGGATTATGTTCTCTTGAGAGATCCATCGCGCGTCAACAGTCCCGGATTCTGTATCTCAAGGAAGGAGACGGCAACACGGGGTTATTTCACCAGTCTGCTTGCCATCAGCAGTGTAGGAACATGATCACCAGCCTGACAAATGGCAGTGAGTTGGCGACGAGCCAGGAGGAAATTGCGACAATGGTGGACAGTTACTACAATGAACTTCTTGGAACGGCCCCACTCAGGGCTCATTCTATCAACCTGGATATTCTTGGGCTCCCGCACCGAGACATGCCGGATCTCGATGCTCCATTCACGGAAGAGGGAGTATGGAAGATCGTCAAGTCAATGCCGTTGGACAAAGCCCCGGGTCCGGACAGGTTTACAGGCCGCTTCTATGCGACGTGCTAG